A section of the Macadamia integrifolia cultivar HAES 741 chromosome 9, SCU_Mint_v3, whole genome shotgun sequence genome encodes:
- the LOC122088938 gene encoding non-specific phospholipase C2 → MATMKGSVMPTLFLFLLCNSTFAGPIKTVVVLVMENRSFDHMLGWMKKLNPEINGVDGTESVPLSTTDPHSPRIFFKDQSHYVDPDPGHSFQAIREQIFGSENTSASPAPMNGFAQQAFSMTNSTNMTESVMNGFQPDKVAVYKTLVSEFAVFDRWFASVPASTQPNRLYVHSATSHGATSNVASLLAQGYPQRTIFEQLHEEGYSFGIYFQDIPATLFYRNLRKIKYMFKFKPYGLTFKNDAKAGKLPNYAVIEQRYTDTKAKPATDDHPSHDVYQGQMFVKEVYETLRASPQWNEMLLVITYDEHGGFYDHVPTPVRGVPSPDGIVGSEPFLFQFDRLGVRVPTIMVSPWINKGTVVHGPNGSPFPTSEFEHSSIPATVKKIFNLTSPFLTKRDEWAGTFEGIFQGRTQPRTDCPEQLPTPVNIRQGEANEDAQLSEFQQELVQLAAVLKGDNLLTTYPEKIGKQMTVKEGHQYMEDAVKRFFEAGSSAMKMGVDEEQIVKMRTSLTTRTFSPSTKHP, encoded by the exons ATGGCGACCATGAAGGGCTCTGTAATGCCaacccttttccttttcctcctctgCAACTCAACCTTTGCTGGTCCAATCAAGACAGTGGTGGTTCTCGTAATGGAGAACCGTTCCTTCGACCACATGTTGGGCTGGATGAAAAAACTCAACCCAGAAATCAATGGCGTTGATGGCACCGAATCTGTCCCTCTTTCCACCACCGACCCCCACTCTCCTCGTATCTTCTTCAAAGACCAGTCTCACTACGTCGATCCAGATCCTGGCCACTCCTTCCAAGCCATTAGAGAACAGATCTTTGGCTCTGAGAACACCTCCGCTTCTCCAGCACCCATGAATGGTTTTGCCCAACAAGCCTTCTCCATGACCAACTCTACCAACATGACAGAAAGTGTAATGAATGGCTTTCAACCTGACAAGGTGGCTGTCTACAAGACTCTTGTATCTGAATTTGCTGTCTTTGACCGATGGTTCGCTTCTGTCCCTGCGTCGACACAGCCTAATCGTCTCTATGTTCACTCTGCAACCTCTCATGGCGCCACCAGCAACGTCgcttctcttcttgcacaagg GTACCCACAGAGGACTATCTTCGAACAGTTGCACGAAGAAGGGTATTCCTTCGGAATCTACTTCCAGGATATACCAGCGACGCTTTTCTACAGGAATCTGAGGAAGATTAAGTACATGTTTAAATTTAAGCCGTATGGATTAACGTTTAAGAATGATGCAAAGGCAGGGAAGTTGCCCAACTATGCGGTGATAGAGCAGAGATACACAGATACCAAGGCAAAGCCAGCGACAGACGACCACCCGTCGCATGATGTGTATCAGGGGCAGATGTTTGTGAAGGAGGTGTATGAGACGTTGAGGGCGAGCCCACAGTGGAATGAGATGCTGTTGGTGATAACGTATGATGAGCATGGTGGGTTCTATGATCATGTGCCCACGCCAGTCAGAGGAGTGCCTAGCCCGGATGGAATTGTTGGGTCGGAGCCGTTCTTGTTCCAGTTCGACCGGTTGGGGGTGAGGGTGCCAACCATCATGGTCTCTCCTTGGATTAACAAGGGTACAG TTGTTCACGGGCCAAATGGGTCTCCTTTTCCTACCTCCGAGTTTGAGCACTCATCCATTCCTGCGACagtgaagaaaattttcaacctCACCTCTCCATTCCTAACAAAAAGAGACGAATGGGCTGGCACCTTTGAAGGCATTTTTCAGGGCAGGACCCAACCAAGAACTGATTGTCCAG AGCAACTGCCTACACCAGTCAATATAAGGCAAGGTGAAGCAAATGAAGATGCACAACTTAGTGAATTCCAACAGGAATTAGTGCAGCTTGCAGCAGTTCTGAAAGGTGATAATCTCCTAACTACTTACCCTGAGAAGATTGGGAAGCAAATGACAGTCAAGGAAGGGCATCAATACATGGAGGATGCCGTTAAACGCTTCTTCGAGGCCGGATCTTCAGCAATGAAAATgggtgtggatgaagaacagaTTGTCAAGATGAGAACCTCACTGACCACCAGAACTTTCTCACCTTCAACTAAGCACCCTTGA
- the LOC122088932 gene encoding uncharacterized protein LOC122088932, giving the protein MGLDVMEIGFSIRKGLIFSIRTCYRSVRDHPFYWGLALFFIFLYRFFPSLFGLLVSFSPVLVCTAALLGTLLSFGNPNIPEIEKDDQRTHEIAPLKAAVVENDLVFHRDETLSAEAHVEKRGEVEEKVEEEPVGLDDGMEANISKVDKDMAFSTINDNNFMRRTVAIEEDPKEIPGEEQMIEEREFRKAELVEKQEFDEEDLLIGGAPAARKEIDGTSSIGQEENETPRRKIDMPGGAFSIAQDLPWKHVEGHAESCDSDSDRAESSSPDASMADIMPMLYELHPLLESEASQPPLISLRSSTAVSESSNRCQDGSAGSEEEDDNQEEEEEEGDDDDDEEEEEEEEEEAQGTQGDGTEDVVTWTEDDQKNLIDLGTLELERNQRLESLIAKRRARKIMKMEAEKNLIDLDSNDPPFSIAPISTRRNPFDLPFDSYEAMGLPPIPGSAPSVMLPRRNPFDIPYEPYEEKPNLTENSSQQEFMPFQPKDFQFRRHESFSLGVSVEPKQRTHFRPYFVTERMASEGVEYPMFQRQYSEKSDHSKVSSVPETESASSVADQEDHKTLADQELSQEGDSIPHIDHASVLAECGSQSSEEVDLVEIDPEEKRAIEVDGIDIKGVNEEQRMIHADCTSDHIECESQSSRELDSAEVYPEERRGVDANGVNMNGVDEETVHDVELHPHHSGYVASLVEAGKSEVHAVEEKYTDSSSSSSEVHEKLFQMETDEGSRDQELKRDDNTEGSNGSIRSSLTESDFNLRNRIMEVGDESQTKEPVYDSSPSEIEKTLSNMTSIQEALFYVDKGVVTSTPSIASDLQVEVSEVGSPAVLVHREDGESVSYDGSTIEISPGNERTWMAPSNLCAIDENESRSIEVTEISDHNVIEVGFSGVGQNSDDPHVPKAIVVPNDSGSSSLETELGEDVRISKEVHLQLKQDQVSLSSSDKEHQQHDANLKVDTVASSFSNAVSSEDSSSSELEKPIPLMDKLTVHPSSDGDREETEDSSAILVKSIEEANVQAHEGKDSSSLSLLTAPVPIPPEVFEIESSTAPTDIKENVLVRIQSGEESRVFENQSDSAEAIGPHVTKEEFSEEAEGIKEIDEAILSELDTVGDFSVKESGLSMDQKEKTLSLEEQESLPGLQVLGDRHAEDIEADSNKLSKLEVIADSPKKYETWSANFGVKENVPEVTESTSQVIEANSPDDANVDFKHVPESVVEKSVVVESVQSEPLPKETEVEFAEIELTNQDPNQRKIVSELPVVEARSLEDIESDFKNLNQGVEETIVTESFYDKPMTVENEIEPTDSGPSEKVLGLTATISELPVLEERSIEDIDMPSNKILGVQSTIITESFHDNLTGENSEVGLADSRPSEGDSSSTVTDSELPVLEARSLEDIDLALKELQEGVQNPGTAESFHDEPLGEKSEVGLADSGLSARNIDLTEISSELPVLEATSLEDIDLGFKQLHGGVQKPMAIESLHDKSTREETEVAVSESGQSDGEATEISSELPVVEAKSVEAIDLAFKQLHEGNLEGTILPKSVDRQPVVESQVVVETHPHLPVDDAKSSEGLEVEVKEMEKSEERESNFEESGIPQENIVSSDKASQGVKETSESSGLSTSAVRHKKAGSHKSSSSSSSSSSDSE; this is encoded by the exons ATGGGTCTTGATGTAATGGAGATTGGATTTAGTATCAGGAAAGGTCTGATCTTTTCAATCAGAACTTGTTATAGATCAGTTCGTGATCATCCCTTCTATTGGGGTTTGGcgcttttcttcattttcctgtatagattttttccttctttgtttggACTTTTGGTATCTTTTTCCCCTGTTCTTGTTTGCACTGCTGCTCTCCTTGGAACTCTTTTGAGTTTTGGGAATCCAAATATCCCTGAAATCGAGAAAGATGACCAGAGGACCCATGAGATTGCTCCTTTGAAAGCGGCAGTTGTTGAAAATGATCTTGTTTTTCATAGAGATGAGACCCTTTCTGCAGAGGCGCATGTAGAGAAGAGAGGGGAAGTTGAAGAGAAGGTGGAAGAAGAACCAGTGGGTTTGGACGACGGTATGGAAGCTAATATTAGTAAGGTTGATAAGGACATGGCCTTCTCAACAATTAATGACAACAATTTTATGAGAAGGACCGTTGCGATTGAAGAAGATCCAAAAGAAATTCCCGGGGAGGAGCAAAtgattgaggagagagagtttcGCAAGGCAGAGCTGGTCGAGAAGCAAGAATTCGATGAGGAGGACCTGCTTATTGGTGGTGCACCTGCTGCCAGAAAAGAGATTGATGGTACATCTTCCATCGGTCAGGAAGAGAATGAGACTCCCAGAAGGAAGATTGATATGCCTGGTGGTGCATTTTCTATTGCACAAGATTTGCCTTGGAAACATGTTGAAGGCCATGCTGAGTCTTGTGATTCAGATTCTGATCGTGCAGAGAGTTCATCTCCAGATGCTTCTATGGCTGACATCATGCCAATGCTTTATGAGCTCCATCCACTCTTGGAGTCCGAAGCTTCTCAACCTCCTCTTATATCCCTTAGGAGCTCTACTGCGGTTTCGGAGAGTTCTAACAGATGCCAGGATGGCAGTGCTGGATCAGAAGAGGAGGATGACAaccaggaagaagaagaagaagaaggcgatgatgatgatgatgaagaggaagaagaagaagaagaagaagaagcacagGGTACCCAAGGGGATGGAACTGAAGATGTCGTCACATGGACAGAAGATGACCAGAAGAATCTCATTGATCTTGGAACTTTGGAGCTGGAAAGGAACCAACGGCTGGAGAGTTTAATAGCAAAGCGGAGGGCAAGGAAGATCATGAAGATGGAAGCTGAAAAGAACCTGATAGACTTGGATAGTAATGATCCTCCATTTTCGATTGCTCCTATTTCGACAAGGCGAAATCCTTTTGACCTTCCTTTTGATTCCTATGAGGCGATGGGTTTACCACCCATTCCTGGCTCTGCTCCCTCAGTCATGTTGCCTAGACGAAACCCTTTTGATATTCCCTACGAACCATATGAAGAAAAACCCAATCTCACTGAAAATAGTTCCCAACAAGAGTTCATGCCATTTCAACCAAAGGACTTCCAGTTCAGAAGGCACGAGAGCTTCAGTTTGGGGGTTTCTGTAGAACCTAAGCAAAGGACGCACTTCAGGCCCTATTTTGTAACTGAACGAATGGCTTCAGAGGGGGTAGAATATCCCATGTTTCAGAGACAATATAGTGAGAAGAGTGATCATTCTAAGGTAAGTTCTGTTCCTGAAACAGAATCAGCTTCTTCGGTTGCAGATCAAGAAGATCACAAGACACTTGCTGATCAAGAATTATCTCAAGAAGGTGACTCGATCCCTCACATTGACCATGCTTCTGTTCTTGCTGAATGTGGAAGCCAATCCTCCGAAGAAGTAGACTTGGTGGAGATTGATCCTGAAGAGAAGAGGGCCATTgaagttgatgggattgataTCAAAGGGGTCAATGAGGAACAGAGAATGATACATGCTGACTGCACTTCTGATCATATTGAATGTGAAAGCCAGTCTTCTAGAGAATTAGATTCAGCAGAGGTTTATCCTGAAGAGAGAAGAGGCGTTGATGCTAATGGGGTTAATATGAATGGGGTTGATGAGGAAACTGTCCATGATGTTGAACTGCACCCTCACCACTCAGGATATGTTGCTTCACTTGTGGAAGCAGGCAAAAGTGAGGTTCATGCTGTAGAAGAGAAATACACTGATTCAAGCTCATCATCGTCAGAAGTGCATGAAAAATTATTCCAAATGGAAACAGATGAAGGATCAAGGGATCAAGAGCTGAAAAGGGATGATAATACTGAAGGGTCAAATGGTTCCATTCGATCATCTCTCACTGAATCAGATTTTAATCTTAGGAACCGGATCATGGAAGTTGGGGATGAGAGTCAAACAAAGGAGCCTGTTTATGATTCAAGCCCATCAGAGATTGAGAAGACACTCTCTAACATGACATCCATCCAGGAAGCTTTATTTTATGTGGATAAGGGGGTTGTCACCTCTACTCCCTCCATAGCTTCTGACTTGCAAGTAGAGGTCTCTGAAGTTGGTTCACCTGCAGTGCTGGTTCATAGAGAAGATGGCGAATCTGTATCTTATGATGGGAGTACAATTGAGATCTCTCCTGGCAATGAACGTACGTGGATGGCCCCATCTAACCTTTGTGCAATTGATGAAAATGAATCGAGGTCAATTGAAGTTACAGAGATTAGTGACCACAATGTTATAGAGGTCGGATTTTCAGGAGTTGGCCAGAATTCTGATGATCCTCATGTTCCAAAAGCAATTGTAGTTCCAAATGACTCAGGTTCATCTTCCTTGGAGACTGAATTGGGAGAGGATGTTCGGATAAGTAAGGAAGTACATCTTCAATTGAAGCAGGATCAAGTCTCTTTGTCAAGTTCTGATAAAGAGCACCAACAGCATGATGCCAATTTGAAGGTGGACACCGTGGCTTCCAGTTTCTCAAATGCGGTATCATCCGAGGATTCAAGTTCTTCTGAATTGGAGAAACCCATACCTTTGATGGACAAATTGACTGTTCATCCATCTTCTGATGGTGATCGTGAAGAAACTGAG GACTCATCTGCTATTCTGGTAAAGTCTATTGAGGAAGCCAATGTCCAAGCACATGAGGGCAAGGATTCATCAAGTTTATCTCTGTTGACTGCTCCGGTCCCTATACCACCCGAGGTCTTTGAGATTGAATCTAGTACAGCTCCAACTGATATAAAAGAGAATGTCCTTGTAAGAATACAAAGTGGGGAGGAAAGTCGAGTCTTTGAGAACCAAAGTGATTCAGCAGAAGCGATTGGGCCGCATGTCACTAAGGAAGAATTCAGTGAAGAGGCAGAGGGAATCAAAGAGATTGATGAGGCGATTCTTTCAGAATTGGACACAGTTGGTGACTTCAGTGTCAAAGAGTCGGGATTAAGCATGGACCAGAAAGAGAAGACATTGAGTTTGGAGGAGCAGGAGAGCCTGCCTGGGCTGCAAGTTCTTGGAGACAGGCATGCTGAAGATATTGAAGCGGATTCTAATAAActaagcaaacttgaagttaTTGCAGACTCACCAAAAAAATACGAGACTTGGTCTGCCAATTTTGGGGTGAAAGAAAATGTTCCAGAGGTGACTGAAAGTACTTCACAAGTTATTGAAGCAAACTCTCCTGACGATGCCAATGTGGATTTTAAGCATGTTCCTGAAAGTGTGGTTGAGAAATCTGTAGTAGTTGAATCAGTCCAGAGTGAGCCATTGCCGAAGGAAACTGAAGTTGAATTTGCTGAGATTGAGCTAACCAACCAAGATCCAAATCAGAGAAAGATTGTTTCTGAGCTTCCAGTCGTTGAAGCAAGATCGCTTGAAGATATAGAATCAGATTTTAAGAATCTCAATCAAGGAGTTGAGGAAACTATTGTTACAGAATCATTCTATGATAAACCAATGACGGTGGAAAATGAAATTGAGCCTACTGATTCTGGGCCATCAGAAAAGGTCTTAGGTCTGACTGCGACCATTTCAGAGCTACCAGTTCTTGAAGAAAGGTCAATAGAAGACATTGATATGCCGTCTAATAAAATCCTTGGAGTTCAGAGCACAATCATCACTGAGTCTTTCCATGATAATCTGACAGGGGAGAACAGTGAAGTTGGATTGGCTGACTCTCGGCCATCAGAAGGAGACTCAAGTTCAACTGTGACTGATTCCGAGCTACCAGTTCTCGAAGCAAGGTCTCTTGAAGATATTGATTTGGCTTTAAAGGAACTCCAGGAAGGAGTGCAGAACCCTGGCACTGCTGAATCTTTCCATGATGAACCGTTAGGGGAGAAAAGTGAAGTTGGGTTGGCTGACTCTGGCCTATCAGCAAGAAACATAGATCTGACTGAGATAAGTTCAGAGCTACCAGTTCTTGAGGCAACGTCTCTTGAAGATATTGATTTGGGTTTCAAGCAACTCCATGGTGGAGTTCAGAAACCTATGGCAATTGAATCATTACACGATAAGTCCACAAGGGAAGAAACTGAAGTGGCGGTTAGTGAATCTGGGCAATCTGATGGAGAAGCAACTGAGATAAGTTCAGAGCTACCAGTTGTTGAAGCGAAGTCTGTTGAAGCTATTGATTTGGCTTTTAAGCAATTGCATGAAGGAAACCTTGAGGGAACTATCCTTCCTAAGTCAGTTGATAGGCAACCTGTGGTAGAATCCCAAGTTGTGGTAGAGACCCATCCACACCTTCCAGTTGATGATGCTAaatcttcagaaggtcttgaagttgaagtgaaggaaatggaaaaatctgaggagagagaatcaaattttgaagaatctGGGATACCCCAAGAAAATATCGTAAGTTCTGACAAAGCAAGCCAGGGAGTTAAGGAAACATCTGAGAGTTCAGGCTTGAGCACATCAGCTGTGAGACATAAGAAAGCTGGATCTCATAAATCAAGTTCCAGTTCAAGCTCAAGCTCAAGTGATTCTGAATGA